A DNA window from Kitasatospora atroaurantiaca contains the following coding sequences:
- a CDS encoding YveK family protein: MSELRRSTRTLTRRWWPVALAVPLGAVAGAGYAAVAHPTYAASSYVVVVPQGPGEGATAVNFAQAYGRLAGQPQVLAAAAAETGRTTAALAELVRGTTSPDAPVIEITGTGARPQEAVQAADAVAKSLVAFANTSSTATGVKLVPLAPAAEPDGPTSPSAQLDTAVGAAAGLLVGALVMMTRRGGRTESEAEVMPGAAPDTAPEPATPRPRTEAASEESGEPKEPAPARQPRQHRQSKAAKEPQDAGSGR, encoded by the coding sequence ATGTCCGAACTGCGCCGCAGTACGCGTACCCTGACCCGCCGGTGGTGGCCGGTGGCGCTCGCCGTCCCGCTCGGCGCCGTGGCCGGGGCCGGCTACGCCGCCGTCGCGCACCCCACCTACGCCGCCAGCTCCTATGTGGTGGTCGTCCCGCAGGGGCCGGGGGAGGGCGCCACCGCCGTCAACTTCGCGCAGGCGTACGGCCGGCTGGCCGGACAGCCACAGGTGCTGGCCGCCGCCGCCGCGGAGACCGGCCGGACCACGGCCGCGCTGGCCGAGCTGGTCCGCGGCACCACATCGCCGGACGCGCCCGTGATCGAGATCACCGGTACCGGCGCCCGCCCGCAGGAGGCCGTGCAGGCCGCCGACGCCGTCGCCAAGTCCCTGGTGGCCTTTGCGAACACCAGCAGCACCGCGACCGGCGTCAAGCTGGTCCCGCTGGCTCCCGCCGCCGAACCGGACGGCCCCACCTCCCCGTCCGCCCAGCTGGACACGGCGGTGGGTGCGGCGGCCGGTCTGCTGGTCGGCGCGCTGGTGATGATGACCCGCCGGGGCGGCCGTACGGAGTCCGAGGCCGAGGTCATGCCCGGGGCGGCCCCCGACACCGCTCCGGAACCGGCCACCCCCCGCCCACGCACGGAGGCGGCGTCCGAGGAGTCCGGGGAGCCCAAGGAACCCGCCCCGGCCAGGCAGCCCCGGCAGCACAGGCAGTCCAAGGCCGCGAAGGAGCCCCAGGACGCCGGGAGCGGGCGATGA
- a CDS encoding helix-turn-helix domain-containing protein, giving the protein MAETLKKGSRVTGAAREKLAADLKKKYDSGASIRALAEETGRSYGFVHRMLSESGVILRGRGGATRGKSKTAAVAGS; this is encoded by the coding sequence GTGGCCGAGACTCTGAAAAAGGGCAGCCGGGTGACCGGTGCCGCGCGTGAGAAGCTGGCGGCCGATCTCAAGAAGAAATACGACTCCGGGGCGAGCATTCGCGCGCTGGCGGAGGAGACCGGTCGTTCCTACGGCTTCGTGCACCGCATGCTGAGCGAGTCCGGAGTGATCCTCCGGGGCCGCGGCGGTGCCACGCGGGGCAAGAGCAAGACCGCTGCAGTAGCGGGTTCCTGA
- a CDS encoding glycosyltransferase, with protein sequence MRVLHVITGLASGGAERQLLLMLRHLPEHHHCEVATLTNPGTVAAALRAEGVTVHDLAMRGNRDLAVLPRLTRLIRAGGYDLVHTHLYRAGLYGRLAARLAGVRTVLSTEHSLHAGVIEGRPATAGVKALYLAAERLGTTTVAVSRQVAGTLDAWGVPDRRVHLLPNGIEAARYMLPTASRAALRQTVRAELGLPQQAWVVGGVGRLVPGKRFEVLVDAVAGLADLAGQYPALREPWLLLVGAGPEHAALVRRAERLGLAGRLLCTGERDDVPELLTSMDVLAAPSAEETFGLTVLEGLAAGLPVRHSACPALDELGPGAAPEAERIPSDATSYTAALRELWGRRSGALPQPPAVAHYDIARIADELGQLYDRLGPAGTASAGRPPVAARL encoded by the coding sequence GTGAGGGTGCTCCACGTCATCACCGGGCTGGCCTCCGGTGGCGCCGAACGCCAGCTCCTGCTGATGCTGCGCCACCTGCCCGAGCACCACCACTGCGAGGTGGCCACCCTCACCAACCCGGGCACCGTCGCCGCCGCGCTGCGGGCCGAGGGCGTCACCGTCCACGACCTGGCGATGCGCGGCAACCGGGACCTCGCCGTGCTGCCCCGGCTCACCCGCCTGATCCGGGCGGGCGGCTACGACCTGGTGCACACCCACCTCTACCGGGCGGGCCTGTACGGGCGGTTGGCCGCCCGCCTGGCCGGCGTCCGGACGGTGCTGTCCACCGAGCACTCGCTGCACGCCGGGGTGATCGAGGGCCGTCCCGCCACGGCGGGCGTCAAGGCGCTCTACCTGGCCGCCGAACGCCTGGGCACCACCACCGTCGCGGTCTCCCGCCAGGTGGCGGGCACCCTCGACGCCTGGGGAGTCCCGGACCGCCGGGTGCACCTGCTCCCGAACGGCATCGAAGCGGCCCGGTACATGCTGCCCACCGCCTCCCGGGCCGCCCTCCGGCAGACCGTCCGGGCCGAGCTCGGGCTGCCCCAACAGGCCTGGGTGGTCGGGGGAGTGGGTCGGCTCGTCCCCGGCAAGCGTTTCGAGGTGCTGGTCGACGCAGTCGCCGGGCTGGCCGACCTGGCCGGGCAGTACCCCGCCCTGCGCGAGCCCTGGCTGCTGCTGGTCGGCGCGGGCCCCGAGCACGCCGCCCTGGTCCGCCGGGCCGAGCGGCTCGGCCTGGCGGGCCGTCTGCTGTGCACCGGGGAACGTGACGACGTGCCCGAACTCCTCACCTCGATGGACGTGTTGGCCGCGCCCTCGGCCGAGGAGACCTTCGGCCTGACCGTGCTGGAGGGGCTGGCTGCCGGCCTGCCCGTACGGCACAGCGCCTGCCCGGCCCTGGACGAGCTCGGCCCGGGCGCCGCCCCCGAGGCCGAGCGGATCCCGTCCGACGCCACCTCGTACACCGCCGCGCTCCGCGAACTGTGGGGCCGGCGCAGCGGTGCGCTGCCGCAGCCGCCCGCCGTCGCGCACTACGACATCGCCCGGATCGCCGACGAGCTGGGGCAGCTCTACGACCGCCTGGGCCCGGCCGGGACCGCGTCCGCCGGCCGCCCGCCCGTCGCCGCCCGGCTCTGA
- a CDS encoding enoyl-CoA hydratase/isomerase family protein, with protein sequence MTAPALEPDPQLWEQAGVRLELDGETAVVTLCQPKRRNAQSPAMWRALAAVGRSLPGTVRVVVLRAEGVSFSAGLDRAMFTPEGIPGERNFLQLAAAEDKDVDETIAGFQEAFTWWRRPDLISIAAVQGHAVGAGFQLALGCDLRVVAEDVQFSMKETSLGLVPDLAGTKPLIELVGYARALEICATGRWVGAEEAVATGLANLAVPAAELDAAVRDLAAALLAAPRNAVIETKALLQGAGGRSYDEQRSAERAAQARRMRDLAGLGD encoded by the coding sequence ATGACCGCCCCTGCCCTCGAGCCCGACCCGCAGCTGTGGGAGCAGGCCGGAGTCCGGCTCGAACTCGACGGCGAGACCGCCGTGGTGACACTCTGTCAGCCCAAGCGGCGCAATGCCCAGTCCCCGGCCATGTGGAGGGCGCTGGCCGCCGTGGGCCGCTCCCTGCCCGGCACCGTGCGCGTCGTGGTGCTGCGGGCCGAGGGAGTCTCGTTCTCGGCCGGGCTCGACCGGGCGATGTTCACCCCGGAGGGAATCCCCGGCGAGCGGAACTTCCTGCAGCTCGCCGCGGCCGAGGACAAGGACGTCGACGAGACCATTGCCGGCTTCCAGGAGGCCTTCACCTGGTGGCGCCGCCCGGATCTGATCAGCATCGCGGCCGTCCAGGGGCACGCGGTGGGCGCGGGCTTCCAGCTCGCGCTCGGCTGTGACCTGCGGGTGGTCGCCGAGGACGTCCAGTTCTCCATGAAGGAGACCTCGCTGGGCCTCGTCCCCGATCTGGCCGGTACGAAGCCGCTGATCGAGCTGGTCGGCTACGCGCGAGCTCTGGAGATCTGTGCGACCGGCCGCTGGGTGGGCGCCGAGGAGGCTGTCGCCACCGGTCTGGCGAACCTCGCCGTCCCGGCTGCCGAGCTGGACGCCGCCGTACGCGATCTGGCCGCCGCGCTGCTGGCGGCCCCGCGCAACGCGGTGATCGAGACCAAGGCGCTGCTGCAGGGCGCGGGCGGACGCTCCTACGACGAGCAGCGGTCCGCCGAACGGGCGGCGCAGGCCCGCCGGATGCGTGACCTCGCCGGCCTCGGCGACTGA
- a CDS encoding glycoside hydrolase family 26 protein — MRLARLTLAAAALLLVTTAGVPAGTPLSQTERHAALSSDAIQPRGAAPRPSVQRARHEAPFGAFVGSWDNYIPQIRKMAQWLGGANMQVGHTYLAGNGWGDIEGDPVVLGLWSQWRLADPSRKLVLGVPMLVPNEANVPDAEVVKLLARGNRGEFDQHFLRLARKLVALGGGDTVLTLGWEMNGITYTHRCKPDPTAWKAYWRRIVTVMRSVPGQHFRFDFTPNRGLDAIPWTRCYPGDDVVDIIGMDSYDQPAGGSFDQYVSEPYGLQDQVEFAAKRGKPVSYPEWGLFRNGDNPEFVRRMVEWMRTHDTAYQTVTDYCPHGFWQCDRNPRSSAVFKQLMSGSKGGASTYASAAAAGH, encoded by the coding sequence ATGCGATTGGCCCGCCTCACGCTGGCCGCCGCCGCCCTACTGCTGGTGACCACCGCGGGCGTCCCCGCCGGTACACCGCTGAGCCAGACCGAGCGGCACGCCGCCCTCTCCTCGGACGCCATCCAGCCGCGCGGCGCCGCGCCCCGGCCCTCCGTCCAGCGGGCCCGGCACGAGGCGCCGTTCGGCGCGTTCGTCGGGTCCTGGGACAACTACATCCCGCAGATCCGCAAGATGGCCCAGTGGCTGGGCGGCGCCAACATGCAGGTCGGCCACACCTATCTGGCCGGAAACGGCTGGGGTGACATCGAGGGCGACCCGGTGGTGCTGGGCCTCTGGTCGCAGTGGCGGCTCGCCGACCCCTCCCGCAAGCTCGTCCTCGGCGTGCCGATGCTGGTGCCCAACGAGGCCAACGTCCCCGACGCCGAGGTGGTGAAACTGCTGGCCAGGGGGAACCGGGGCGAGTTCGACCAGCACTTCCTCAGGCTGGCCAGGAAGCTGGTCGCGCTGGGCGGCGGGGACACCGTCCTCACCCTCGGCTGGGAGATGAACGGCATCACCTACACCCACCGCTGCAAGCCCGACCCGACGGCCTGGAAGGCGTACTGGCGGCGGATCGTGACCGTGATGCGCTCGGTGCCCGGCCAGCACTTCCGCTTCGACTTCACGCCCAACCGCGGGCTGGACGCCATCCCGTGGACGCGCTGTTACCCCGGTGACGACGTGGTCGACATCATCGGGATGGACAGCTACGACCAGCCGGCCGGTGGCAGCTTCGACCAGTACGTCTCCGAACCGTACGGGCTGCAGGACCAGGTCGAGTTCGCCGCCAAGCGCGGGAAGCCGGTGTCGTACCCCGAGTGGGGGCTGTTCCGCAACGGCGACAACCCGGAGTTCGTCCGGCGGATGGTGGAGTGGATGCGCACCCACGACACCGCCTACCAGACCGTCACCGACTACTGCCCGCACGGCTTCTGGCAGTGCGACCGCAACCCCCGCTCCAGCGCGGTGTTCAAGCAGCTGATGTCGGGGTCGAAGGGCGGCGCGAGCACGTACGCCTCAGCTGCGGCGGCGGGCCACTAG
- a CDS encoding Asp23/Gls24 family envelope stress response protein, with protein MAATGTVVAQRGTLQIADRVFTKIAGRAAQDVLAAAWAGRAERGRTPKVSVTVSGGAARLTLGVELPFPADLSELALAVQAAVTEQVTELTGTRVTGVAVLVERLVPAGAAR; from the coding sequence ATGGCGGCAACGGGCACGGTCGTCGCCCAGCGGGGCACCCTGCAGATCGCCGACCGGGTGTTCACCAAGATCGCCGGCCGGGCGGCCCAGGACGTACTGGCCGCCGCCTGGGCCGGGCGCGCCGAGCGGGGCCGCACGCCCAAGGTCTCGGTCACGGTGTCCGGTGGGGCGGCCAGGCTCACCCTCGGTGTGGAGCTGCCCTTCCCGGCGGATCTGTCCGAGCTGGCGCTGGCGGTCCAGGCGGCGGTGACGGAGCAGGTGACGGAGCTGACCGGTACGCGGGTCACCGGTGTCGCGGTGCTGGTCGAGCGGCTGGTCCCGGCGGGGGCCGCGAGGTGA
- a CDS encoding SDR family oxidoreductase — translation MDLGLQYKVYVVTGATRGLGLASARELVADGARVVLSGRSKESVDAAVAELGGPEHAHGVVADNADPAAAGRLVEAARQTFGRLDGVLISVGGPAAGPVVLAEDEAWRSAFESVFLGALRLARTAAGVLGEGGVIAFVLSSSVRQPIPGLGISNGLRPGLAMAAKSLADELGPRGIRVLGLLPGRIATDRLRELDGLSGDAEAARARANATIPLGRYGTPEEFGRVAAFLLSPAASYLTGVMVPVDGGALRAL, via the coding sequence ATGGATCTCGGACTGCAGTACAAGGTGTACGTAGTGACCGGCGCCACCCGTGGGCTCGGGCTTGCCTCCGCACGCGAACTGGTCGCGGACGGCGCCCGGGTGGTGCTCAGCGGCCGCTCCAAGGAGTCGGTCGACGCGGCCGTCGCCGAGCTCGGCGGCCCGGAGCACGCGCACGGCGTGGTGGCCGACAACGCCGACCCGGCGGCCGCGGGCCGGCTGGTCGAGGCGGCCCGGCAGACCTTCGGACGGCTCGACGGGGTGCTGATCAGCGTCGGCGGCCCGGCCGCGGGGCCGGTGGTGCTGGCCGAGGACGAGGCCTGGCGCAGCGCGTTCGAGTCGGTCTTCCTGGGTGCGCTCCGGCTCGCCCGGACGGCGGCCGGCGTCCTCGGCGAGGGCGGCGTGATCGCCTTCGTGCTCTCCAGCTCGGTGCGCCAGCCGATCCCCGGCCTCGGGATCTCCAACGGCCTGCGGCCGGGCCTGGCGATGGCCGCCAAGTCCCTCGCGGACGAGCTGGGCCCGCGCGGCATCCGGGTGCTGGGCCTGCTGCCCGGCCGGATCGCCACCGACCGGCTGCGCGAGCTGGACGGCCTGAGCGGAGACGCCGAGGCCGCCAGGGCGCGTGCCAACGCGACGATCCCGCTCGGCCGCTACGGCACGCCGGAGGAGTTCGGCAGGGTCGCGGCCTTCCTGCTGTCACCGGCGGCCTCGTACCTGACCGGCGTGATGGTGCCGGTGGACGGCGGGGCACTGCGCGCGCTCTGA
- a CDS encoding Asp23/Gls24 family envelope stress response protein — protein sequence MPDTPTPADLQKNVEHKTAAQPGATATAATTPKPSPERGRTVLAVGVVEKIAGMAAREISGIHALGSGLTRTFGAMRDRVPGSKSSIGRGIKAEVGEKQTAIDIALVVEYGVVIPKLAAAVRENIIAAVERMTGLEVVEVNIAVNDVHLPDEPDVEEEEEETTGPGQRRRLQ from the coding sequence GTGCCCGACACCCCGACCCCCGCCGATCTGCAGAAGAACGTCGAACACAAGACCGCCGCGCAGCCGGGCGCCACCGCCACCGCCGCCACCACCCCCAAACCCTCGCCGGAGCGGGGCCGCACCGTGCTCGCGGTCGGTGTCGTCGAGAAGATCGCCGGCATGGCCGCGCGCGAGATCTCCGGCATCCACGCCCTGGGCTCCGGGCTCACCCGCACCTTCGGGGCGATGCGCGACCGGGTGCCGGGCAGCAAGTCGAGCATCGGGCGCGGTATCAAGGCCGAGGTCGGCGAGAAGCAGACGGCCATCGACATCGCCCTGGTCGTCGAGTACGGCGTGGTCATCCCGAAGCTGGCCGCCGCGGTGCGGGAGAACATCATCGCGGCGGTGGAGCGGATGACCGGCCTCGAGGTGGTCGAGGTCAACATCGCCGTCAACGACGTCCACCTGCCGGACGAGCCGGACGTCGAAGAGGAAGAGGAAGAGACCACCGGCCCCGGCCAGCGCCGCAGGCTGCAGTAG
- a CDS encoding alkaline shock response membrane anchor protein AmaP translates to MSRSAVNRSMLAVAGLVLLVAGVLVLAGGLDLYGRLHLDMPQGWPLTSPDQPVVSYASRTRWTDKAWWWPTVITVLVLAVAGALWWLFAQLHRSGPSTVTLPAPGAGLVLRLRTSALEDALETETIALPEVARVRVKLTGGSRRPLVRAAVRLEAGGGPAGLVERFHTGPLAHARDSLGLPELPAELRLGVAGRRRATPRHPRVL, encoded by the coding sequence ATGAGCCGATCCGCCGTCAACAGGTCGATGCTGGCCGTCGCCGGCCTGGTACTGCTGGTCGCCGGGGTGCTGGTGCTGGCCGGGGGCCTGGATCTGTACGGGCGGCTTCACCTGGACATGCCCCAGGGGTGGCCGCTCACCTCGCCGGACCAGCCGGTGGTCAGCTACGCCTCCCGTACCCGGTGGACGGACAAGGCCTGGTGGTGGCCGACCGTGATCACGGTGCTCGTGCTCGCCGTCGCCGGAGCGCTCTGGTGGCTCTTCGCCCAGCTGCACCGCAGCGGACCCAGCACGGTCACACTGCCGGCCCCGGGCGCCGGCCTGGTGCTGCGCCTGCGCACCAGTGCGCTGGAGGACGCGCTCGAGACCGAGACCATCGCCCTGCCCGAGGTGGCGCGGGTCCGGGTGAAGCTGACCGGGGGGTCGAGGAGGCCGCTGGTGCGGGCGGCGGTCCGGCTGGAGGCGGGCGGCGGGCCGGCCGGGCTGGTGGAGCGGTTCCACACTGGACCGCTGGCGCACGCCAGGGACAGTCTGGGCCTGCCGGAGCTGCCCGCCGAGCTGCGCCTCGGGGTGGCGGGCAGGCGCCGCGCCACCCCGAGGCACCCCCGGGTGCTGTGA
- a CDS encoding polysaccharide deacetylase family protein, protein MDAEPAQDLRLPAQATATRRAPWILMYHSVADEEEDPYQLTVSPERFAAQMHWLHRTGRRGVSIRELLRAEAAGTADRLVGLTFDDGYADFAGHAVPVLHEHGFTATAYVVPDLLGTENGWDVEGPRKKLLTVDQVSELAVAGWEIGSHGLAHQALPGLPADVLAEQTKESRRALEELVGGPVTGFCYPYGAVDLPATEAVRDAGYDYACAIAHSELTGRFALPRCYVGDRDGALRLLAKLGRHHLRDAVTGLRRAGLIPERRAGR, encoded by the coding sequence CGACGGCAACCAGGCGCGCCCCCTGGATCCTGATGTACCACTCGGTGGCCGACGAGGAGGAGGACCCGTACCAACTCACCGTCAGCCCGGAGCGGTTCGCCGCTCAGATGCACTGGCTGCATCGCACCGGACGACGTGGTGTCAGCATCCGCGAGCTGCTCCGCGCCGAGGCCGCCGGCACGGCGGACCGGCTGGTCGGCCTGACCTTCGACGACGGCTACGCGGACTTCGCCGGCCATGCCGTCCCGGTCCTCCACGAGCACGGCTTCACCGCGACCGCGTACGTGGTGCCCGATCTCCTCGGTACCGAGAACGGCTGGGACGTCGAGGGCCCCCGCAAGAAGCTGCTGACGGTGGATCAGGTTTCCGAACTCGCCGTCGCCGGCTGGGAGATCGGTTCCCACGGCCTGGCTCACCAGGCCCTGCCGGGCCTGCCCGCCGACGTGCTCGCCGAGCAGACCAAGGAGAGCCGTCGCGCCCTGGAGGAGCTGGTCGGCGGCCCGGTGACCGGCTTCTGCTACCCGTACGGCGCGGTGGACCTGCCCGCCACCGAGGCCGTCCGCGACGCCGGGTACGACTACGCCTGCGCCATCGCCCACAGCGAGCTCACCGGCCGTTTCGCCCTGCCCCGCTGCTACGTCGGCGACCGGGACGGCGCCCTGCGGCTGCTCGCCAAGCTGGGCCGGCACCACCTGCGCGACGCGGTGACCGGGCTGCGCCGGGCCGGCCTGATCCCCGAACGGAGGGCCGGCCGGTGA
- a CDS encoding GNAT family N-acetyltransferase — protein sequence MTTETSAVGVPAQSAAPRWQTEVRRENDALDALAAEWDDLASRCPTATSFQAGAWVRSWWRHYGRPGALVVVLVRCDGRLVAAAALQRRGPFGGLTNLGGGLVDFTDVLLDDSCADRAAAELAGALPLHRPWHSLELREVHPEAAAQRVFRHWRGRRHRFDDSLCQYLPAVPMEELLKRLPGKTAQRSRVKQRKIAEADVEVRSATPEEVPEVVEELLRLHFLQWQERGVTAEHRTERFAAHLVESTTGLVATRRAALHRYWLDGEPVAVNLLLLCPSFGGLYMYGAHPALRERLDIAGLLFGVSLDEVRSAEIPVLSLLRGQEPYKQRWRPDQLHNQRLVLGPGRFAPFAAARAVRVRTRQAVVHVLRTRLPRLKEALVARRRS from the coding sequence ATGACCACCGAGACCTCCGCCGTCGGCGTGCCCGCCCAGAGCGCCGCCCCGCGCTGGCAGACCGAGGTGCGCCGCGAGAACGACGCCCTCGACGCCCTCGCCGCGGAGTGGGACGACCTGGCGTCCCGCTGCCCCACCGCCACCTCCTTCCAGGCGGGCGCCTGGGTGCGCTCCTGGTGGCGCCACTACGGCCGTCCGGGGGCCCTGGTGGTCGTCCTGGTCCGCTGCGACGGCCGGCTGGTGGCCGCAGCCGCGCTGCAGCGGCGCGGCCCGTTCGGCGGCCTGACCAACCTCGGCGGCGGCCTGGTCGACTTCACCGACGTCCTGCTCGACGACTCCTGCGCCGACCGCGCCGCCGCCGAGCTGGCCGGCGCCCTGCCGCTGCACCGCCCGTGGCACAGCCTGGAGCTGCGCGAGGTGCACCCGGAGGCCGCCGCCCAGCGAGTGTTCCGGCACTGGCGCGGCCGCCGCCACCGGTTCGACGACTCGCTCTGCCAGTACCTCCCGGCGGTGCCGATGGAGGAACTCCTCAAGCGGCTTCCCGGCAAGACCGCCCAGCGCAGCCGGGTCAAGCAGCGCAAGATCGCCGAGGCCGACGTCGAGGTCCGGTCGGCGACGCCGGAAGAGGTGCCCGAGGTGGTCGAGGAACTGCTCCGCCTGCACTTCCTGCAGTGGCAGGAGCGCGGGGTGACCGCCGAACACCGCACCGAGCGCTTCGCCGCCCACCTCGTCGAGTCGACCACGGGCCTGGTGGCGACCAGGCGGGCCGCCCTGCACCGCTACTGGCTGGACGGCGAGCCCGTCGCCGTCAACCTGCTGCTGCTCTGCCCGTCCTTCGGCGGTCTCTACATGTACGGGGCGCACCCCGCCCTGCGCGAACGGCTGGACATCGCCGGGCTGCTGTTCGGCGTCTCCCTGGACGAGGTGCGCAGCGCCGAGATCCCCGTCCTGAGCCTGCTGCGCGGCCAGGAGCCGTACAAGCAGCGCTGGCGCCCCGACCAGCTGCACAACCAGCGGCTGGTGCTCGGCCCCGGCCGGTTCGCGCCCTTCGCCGCCGCCCGCGCCGTCCGGGTCAGGACCAGGCAGGCCGTGGTGCACGTGCTGCGCACGCGTCTGCCCCGCCTCAAGGAGGCGCTAGTGGCCCGCCGCCGCAGCTGA
- a CDS encoding DUF6286 domain-containing protein produces the protein MTAGLPQPEEVPGFEEIPEPVPVQGPRSARTAAAAVVATAVLVIGGALLYDVIAVRTGHQARPWRAKLAHELATRHLDDPWVLTGAGIAVLLGVWLCVLAFTPGMRRWLPLRQEGAVIDRSGVAALITARAEELPGVDSVAVRVRQNRTRVTVTGAADPAGVQRALRAELARIPLAGPNQLDVRAHRPGRHH, from the coding sequence GTGACGGCCGGCCTGCCCCAGCCCGAAGAGGTTCCCGGGTTCGAGGAGATTCCCGAGCCCGTTCCCGTCCAGGGGCCGAGGTCGGCCCGGACGGCCGCGGCGGCCGTGGTCGCGACCGCCGTGCTGGTGATCGGCGGCGCGCTGCTCTACGACGTGATCGCGGTACGGACCGGACACCAGGCCCGCCCCTGGCGGGCCAAGCTCGCGCACGAGCTGGCGACCCGTCACCTGGACGATCCCTGGGTGCTGACCGGTGCGGGCATCGCCGTCCTGCTCGGCGTCTGGCTGTGCGTGCTGGCCTTCACCCCCGGGATGCGCCGCTGGCTGCCGCTGCGGCAGGAGGGCGCCGTGATCGACCGCTCGGGGGTGGCCGCCCTGATCACCGCCCGTGCCGAGGAGCTCCCGGGCGTGGATTCCGTCGCTGTCCGGGTCCGGCAGAACCGTACCCGGGTCACCGTCACCGGTGCCGCCGACCCCGCGGGCGTCCAGCGCGCGCTCCGGGCCGAGCTGGCCCGCATCCCGCTGGCCGGCCCGAACCAGCTCGACGTCCGCGCCCACCGGCCGGGGAGGCACCACTGA
- a CDS encoding ABC-F family ATP-binding cassette domain-containing protein, with the protein MISANALELRAGARILIESASFRIAPGDRIGLVGRNGAGKTTLTKVLAGEGLPAGGTVTKSGEVGYLPQDPRTGDLDVLARDRILSARGLDTVLRKMRENEERMANGKGATRDKAMKKYSTLETEFLTKGGYAAEAEAATIAAALGLPDRILAQPLHTLSGGQRRRVELARILFSDADILLLDEPTNHLDADSIAWLRDFLKTYKGGFIVISHDVELVDTVVNKVFYLDANRAAIDVYNMGWKQYQQQREDDEKRRKRERANAEKKAATLNSQADKMRAKATKTVAAQNMARRAEKLLAGLDQVRVSDKVAKLRFPDPAPCGKTPLTAAGLSKSYGSLEIFTDVGLAIDRGSRVVILGLNGAGKTTLLRMLAGVEQPDTGEVIPGHGLKIGYYAQEHETLDPERTVLENMRSAAPDTDLVQIRKILGSFLFSGDDVDKPAGVLSGGEKTRLALASLVVSSANVLLLDEPTNNLDPASREEILGALRSFSGAVVLVTHDEGAVDALQPERIILLPDGVEDLWSPAYADLVSLA; encoded by the coding sequence ATGATTTCCGCCAATGCCCTTGAGCTGCGCGCCGGTGCCCGCATCCTGATCGAGTCCGCCAGCTTCCGGATCGCCCCGGGCGACCGGATCGGTCTGGTCGGCCGCAACGGCGCCGGCAAGACCACCCTCACCAAGGTGCTGGCCGGTGAGGGCCTGCCGGCCGGCGGCACGGTCACCAAGTCCGGCGAGGTCGGCTACCTCCCGCAGGACCCCCGTACCGGCGACCTGGACGTGCTGGCCCGCGACCGCATCCTCTCCGCCCGCGGCCTGGACACCGTCCTGCGCAAGATGCGCGAGAACGAGGAGCGGATGGCCAACGGCAAGGGTGCCACCCGCGACAAGGCGATGAAGAAGTACTCCACGCTGGAGACCGAGTTCCTCACCAAGGGCGGGTACGCCGCCGAGGCCGAGGCCGCCACCATCGCCGCCGCCCTCGGCCTGCCGGACCGCATCCTGGCCCAGCCGCTGCACACCCTCTCCGGTGGTCAGCGCCGCCGCGTCGAGCTGGCCCGGATCCTCTTCTCGGACGCCGACATCCTGCTGCTCGACGAGCCCACCAACCACCTCGACGCCGACTCGATCGCCTGGCTGCGCGACTTCCTCAAGACGTACAAGGGTGGCTTCATCGTCATCTCCCACGACGTCGAGCTGGTCGACACGGTCGTCAACAAGGTCTTCTACCTGGACGCCAACCGCGCCGCCATCGACGTCTACAACATGGGCTGGAAGCAGTACCAGCAGCAGCGCGAGGACGACGAGAAGCGCCGCAAGCGCGAGCGGGCCAACGCCGAGAAGAAGGCGGCCACCCTCAACTCGCAGGCCGACAAGATGCGTGCCAAGGCGACCAAGACGGTCGCGGCGCAGAACATGGCCCGCCGCGCCGAGAAGCTGCTCGCCGGCCTCGACCAGGTGCGGGTGTCCGACAAGGTCGCCAAGCTGCGCTTCCCGGACCCGGCCCCGTGCGGGAAGACCCCGCTGACGGCCGCAGGCCTCTCCAAGTCGTACGGCTCGCTGGAGATCTTCACCGATGTGGGCCTGGCGATCGACCGCGGCTCCCGGGTCGTCATCCTCGGCCTCAACGGCGCGGGCAAGACCACCCTGCTGCGGATGCTGGCGGGTGTGGAGCAGCCGGACACCGGAGAGGTGATCCCGGGCCACGGCCTCAAGATCGGCTACTACGCCCAGGAGCACGAGACGCTCGACCCCGAGCGCACCGTCCTGGAGAACATGCGTTCCGCCGCACCGGACACCGACCTGGTGCAGATCCGCAAGATCCTCGGCTCCTTCCTCTTCTCCGGCGACGACGTCGACAAGCCGGCCGGGGTCCTCTCCGGTGGCGAGAAGACCCGGCTGGCCCTGGCCTCGCTGGTGGTCTCCAGCGCCAACGTGCTGCTGCTCGACGAGCCCACCAACAACCTCGACCCGGCCAGCCGTGAGGAGATCCTCGGCGCGCTGCGCTCGTTCAGCGGCGCGGTGGTCCTGGTCACCCACGACGAGGGCGCGGTCGACGCACTCCAGCCCGAGCGGATCATCCTGCTGCCGGACGGCGTCGAGGACCTCTGGAGCCCGGCTTACGCGGACCTGGTCTCCCTGGCGTGA